The genome window CCCACTCGACGCCCCATTGCGCCATGAAGGAGGTATACCAGCAGCCCACGATGATGACATAGATCAAAATGCGCAGCTCACGCTCGGTCTTGATGATCTGCGTCATGAGCCACACGAACATGACGATCTTGGAGAATTCGAAGGCGCTGTCGAAGGCATGCGCAGGCGAGGCCACCGCCCACATGCTGGTGATGAAGGTCATGGCCGTGAACGCATAGAGCCACCGCATCGGCGGCCGCGTTGCCGTGGGCTGGGCGTGCAACTGCTCATAGTTGATGAAATAGGAAATGAGCAGCACGATGGTGGCGTAGAACTGGAAGCGAATGTTTTCCAGGCCCGCACCCAGGGCGCGCAGATTGAGATGAAACAGCATGACGTTCACGCACACGCCCACAAACGGCCGCCGCAGCGTCCAGGCGAGCGAGAACAGCAGCAAGACAATGGCTATCAGCGCACGGGTCGACACAATCGCGTTCCTTGAACTTGAGGCGCAGCCCGAAAACCCAATGCCACGGAACAGGCAAACGCGGGGAGCCACGCGGGCGAGGCAGCGCTCCCGGCAAATCGGGACTTACGGCACCACCGGGCGCGCCCGGCCGCACCAGCCATGGCGGCAGGCCTCCGCCCTCCCTGGTCATGTTTAGCTATACCCTCACTCCCGCCTTCAAGCGTAAAGCGTTAAGCCAGTGTGAAGCACTACTTCACGGCGGAGGACGACAGGCCCAGCCGGCCGGCAAGTGCCGTGAGCTTTTGCCGGTATTTCTTGGTGAATTTGGCCAGATCGCCTGACAATTCCTCCTGCAAACGCACCAGCCGCGGCGGCCGCCACAGCCAGAGCACGCCAATGTAAGTGACTGCGCCAGTGAGCACCATGCCGAGCAGCAGCCAAACGCTGTTGGGCCCGGAGATCTCGCTCACCAGGAAGCGAACGCCCAGAATAGCCGCGGCCATCGCCAGACTCGCACCACACGCCGGCATCTGCGGCGCCAAATACTCGCGCCAGCCGGTCGCGCTCACGCGCTTGAGCAGGCTCACCATTAGAAGCATCACCAGGAACGCCACCACCACCACCGCGATCGATACGCCGACGATGCCGTATTGCACGCCGATATATACTGCCGCCGTCAACAGGCCCAGCTCGATGAAACGCCGGTAGGCGGTGTGCTTCACGTAGCCGGTGGCGCTGATGACGGAATTCAGGAAGGGATCGATGGAACGCAGAATGCCGGCGAAACACATGATCTGCAACGGCAACACCATCGGCATCCATTTCTCGCCATAGACCAGAAAAACGAATTCCGGCGCGACCATCATCATGCCGATGAGCAGCGGATAGCTCGCCAGCGAAACCGTCAACAGTACTTTCTCCAGCCCGGCTTTGACCTTCTCCGGCTGATCCTGCACGCGCGAGAAAGTGGAAAACAGCACCGAGTTGAAGGCCTGACTGATGCGTTTCTGCGGCAGGCGCATGAGGTCAAAGGCTTTGGCGTAATAGCCGAGCTGTTGCGCGTTGAGATAACGGCCGATGAAGAAATAATCCACGTTGTCCGCCATCTCGCGGCAGAGATTCCGCACGAACACCCACCCGCCGAAGTGGAACAACTCCTTGCTGGCCTGGAAATCGAACTTGAGGCTGGGGCGCCAGCGGGCGGCGCGCGCCGACAGCACCGCGGTGGTGGTCGTGGCGATCCATTTGCTCAGGATCAGGCTCCACACGCCCAGGCCGAGCACGGCAAACGCAACCGAAGTGAAAATCTCCAGGAAGCGGTCGATCATGTCGATCTGCGCGTCGCGCTTGAAATTGAGATTGCGCTTCAGCAGCGTGGTGCCGGGATTGGAAAACGTGTCGAGCACCATGTAAACCGCCACCGCCGGCATCACCGTCCACAAGCGCGGCTCATGGAAATAATCCACCAGCAGCGGCAGGCCGAGCATGAGAATCACAAAGAGCGTGAGCTTGAAGCCCAGATCCATCACGAACAGGGTGCTGACGTGCTCCGGCCGGACTTCCTCACGGCGCTGGATCAGTCCCATGTTGAAACCGAACTCACCGAACTTGGTGGTGAAGCCGATGATGGTCGTGGCGATTTGCACGACGCCGAAGTCTTCGACGGCGAGCATCCGCGCCAGGGCTACGCTCGCGAAGAACTGAAAGAACGTGCCACTGAAGCGGGAAAGCGCGTTGTAGAGAATGCCTTCTTTGGCGTGATCACCGATGCTTTTGGATTTGGCAGACATGATTGGCAGTCACGCAGCTCCGGGTGCGGCGCCGCGCAGGGTGCGAGTTCAGGGTTTAAGCACGCGCAGCACCGCCGGCAGCAGGTTCTGCCGGAAGGCCTGCAACGTGGTCTCGAGGCTGACGCTGGTATCCAGCGGTTGAAAATCATAGCGCGCGCCGACCGCGGCATAGCGCTGGCGAATGTCATGCAATTGCGCGACTTCGAATTGCGGTTTACGGGCGTGAATCACTTCCGGAGGCGCATCCAGCAGGATGACGAGATCGGCGCGCGGATACGTCCGGCACATCCACTCGCGAATGCCGTGGAAATAGTCCATCGGGCGGTTTTTGTAACCGATCAACACGTCGTAGATGTAGCGATCGGCCAGCACGATGCGGCCGCGGCGCAGCTTGGGCAGCACCTCGGCGTAATAGCGATACCACAACTCGAGCGCGAGCGCCAGATAGAAAATCCCGCCTTTGAAGTGGCGCCAGGCCCGCGTGATTGGCCCGGGCGTGGCGGGTTCGACCTCGCGGTTCTGATATCTGGCCTTGTCTTCCGGGCGATAGGG of bacterium contains these proteins:
- a CDS encoding lipopolysaccharide biosynthesis protein, yielding MSAKSKSIGDHAKEGILYNALSRFSGTFFQFFASVALARMLAVEDFGVVQIATTIIGFTTKFGEFGFNMGLIQRREEVRPEHVSTLFVMDLGFKLTLFVILMLGLPLLVDYFHEPRLWTVMPAVAVYMVLDTFSNPGTTLLKRNLNFKRDAQIDMIDRFLEIFTSVAFAVLGLGVWSLILSKWIATTTTAVLSARAARWRPSLKFDFQASKELFHFGGWVFVRNLCREMADNVDYFFIGRYLNAQQLGYYAKAFDLMRLPQKRISQAFNSVLFSTFSRVQDQPEKVKAGLEKVLLTVSLASYPLLIGMMMVAPEFVFLVYGEKWMPMVLPLQIMCFAGILRSIDPFLNSVISATGYVKHTAYRRFIELGLLTAAVYIGVQYGIVGVSIAVVVVAFLVMLLMVSLLKRVSATGWREYLAPQMPACGASLAMAAAILGVRFLVSEISGPNSVWLLLGMVLTGAVTYIGVLWLWRPPRLVRLQEELSGDLAKFTKKYRQKLTALAGRLGLSSSAVK